The sequence below is a genomic window from Streptomyces sp. NBC_00582.
CCGGACTGCCGGGCGACTTCGCGGCGGACCGGGTGCGCGTCCAGTCGAACAGCAGGACCGAGCACACGGCCGCCAGCGCGCACCAGGTGGAGACGAACTCCAGCCGCCACAGCGCCCAGCATCCCAGAGCGCCGAGGGCGACGAGCACGCCCAGCAGCGACAGCCGCCGGTCGCCCGACAGGAGCAGGGAGCCCACGGTGGCCGGCAGATAGCCCGCGACCAGGAGCGGCGGGTGCGGGAGGTGGAACGCGTAGCCGATCGTACGGCCGTGGATCTCGGCCGTCACCGGGCCGCGGGCCAGCCCGTACGCGAGGAACACAGCGGTCACGACGCCCACCGCGAGCGGCGGCACCAGCCGGGGGCGGGCGGGCGGCGGGGCGGCGCACCACACCCCGGCCGGCACCCACACCGCCAGCAGCGGCAGGGCGATGACGGCCCAGACGACGGTGGCGGCTCCGCCGCCCCCGCCGCGGTGCCAGACGGCCGCCTCGACGAGCTGATGGGCCCCGAGCAGCAGCGGCAGCGCGGCGAGCGGCAGACACCGGCTCTCGCGGACCCGCGCCACCGAGGCCACCCCGACGGCGGCGATCCCGGCACCCGCCACCAGATCGGCCGTCGCACTCCAGCACATCCGGCCACCCTAGGGCGGTCCTTCGCGGCACGTCTGCCCTGCCACGCCCCCGGTGGCCTCCGAAGGACCGGGTTCAGTCGGTCCCGGGCTGGACGAGCCGGTGGAACAGGCGGGCGCCGGTGCGCTGGGCGGAGTGCCGCAGCCGGGCCGGGAGGGGCCGGGCCGGATTCTGGACGGGCGGGTGTGCGGCCAGGCGGGGGAAGAGGGCCTCGGCGTTGCCGCGGTTGATCGCGGTGAGGGTGGCGGGGTCCACGCCGTCGTCGAGGCCGTTCGCGGAGTACTGGCCCGCGGGTGCGGGCGCGAAGGGCCAGTCGCTGCCGGACAGGACATGGCCGGGACGGGCGAAGGCCGGCAGGGTGGGCAGGGCGGCGGGGCCGGAGGAGAGCGCGGTGTCGAAGTAGAAGCCGCGCAGGTCGTCCAGGATGTCGAGCGGGCTGCGTCCGGTGTCGGCGGCGAGGGCGACGGCCATGCGGTGGGAGGCGTACGGGACGAAACCGCCGGCGTGGCCGAGGACGAACCGTATGTTCGGTAGCGGCGCGGGACACCGTTGCGGACGAGGAGAGGGGCGGCGCGGGTGGTGTCGAGGAGGAAGCCGGCGGCGAACGGGGGGATGCCGTCGACGGCGGGGGCGGCAGTTCGGCGGGGTGGACGAAGACGACGGCGCCGTGTGCGTCCAGGACCCGCCACAGGGCGTCCTGGCTCTCGGTGCCGAGGTAGCCGCCCCGGTTGTCGGCGAGCAGGGTGACCCCGTCCGCGCCCAGGTCGGTCAGGGCGCGCGCGGCCTCCCGGGCCGAGGCGTGGACGTCGGGCATCGGCAGGGTGGCGAACCAGCCGAGACGGCCCGGGTGTTCGGCGGTGACCGCGGCCGAGTGGTCGTTGAGGCGGCGGGCTGGGCCGGCCGCCTCGGCGGGGCAGGTGAGGCTCGGCGGCCGCCCGACCACCCCCTGTCTACACTTCCTCCATGGGAGAGACGGTGCGTTGGCTGACGCCGGAGGAGCAGCACGCCTGGCGGGGCTTTCTTCGGCTGCACGACAGGCTCCGGGGCCGGCTGTCGCGCTCGCTTCAGTCGGAGTCCCATATCTCGGCGGCGGACTTCGGCGTGCTGGTCGAGCTGACGGACGCGCCGGACGGGCGGCAGCGGTTCCTGGACCTCGCCCGTGCCCTGGAGTGGGAGAAGAGCCGGATGTCGCACCACGTCTCCCGGATGGTCAAGCGGGGGCTGGTGGTGCGGGACGAATGTCCCGAGGACGGGCGGGGCGCGTTCGTGGTGATCACCGACGAGGGGCGCGCGATGATCGAGGCCGCCGCCCCGCGTCACGTCGAGGCGGTGCGTGCGCTGTTCCTCGACCATGTCACGCCGGCCGAGCTGCGGACCCTGGCCCGGATCTCCGAGCGTGTGGTGGGGAAGCTCGACGAGGACACGGACTGAGTGCTGATCCCCGCGGTTGTCGCTCTTCCGCCGTGACATCATGGTTGATGTAACAACTAGCGCATACGGGAGGTGCTCTCGGTGAGCAACGTGGAAACGGAACCCGCGGAACTGCGATGCGGGGCGTTCGTCGACGAGGGCAGGCCGGACGGTGCGCCCCGGGTCGATGTGCTGTCCGCCCGCGACGTGCCCCTCGGCGGTCCGCGGGCGATGCGGGTGCGGCGGACCCTGCCTCAGCGCTCCCGCACGCTGATCGGCGCCTGGTGCTTCGCCGATCACTACGGCCCGCACGAGGTCACCACCTCCGGCGGCATGGACGTCGGCCCCCATCCGCACACCGGCCTGCAGACCGTGAGCTGGCTGTTCAGCGGGGAGATCGAGCACCGTGACACCCTCGGCACCCACGCCCTGATCCGGCCCGGTGAGATGAACCTGATGACCGGCGGACACGGCATCGCCCACTCCGAGGTCTCGACCCGGAACACCACGGTGCTCCACGGTGTGCAGCTCTGGGTGGCGCTGCCCGAGGAGCACCGCCACGCGGACCGGGACTTCCAGCACCATGTGCCCGAGCCCGCGCGGGTCGACGGGGCCGAGATCAGGGTCTTCCTGGGCTCGCTCGCCGGTGGCGTCTCCCCGGTGCGGACCTTCACGCCTCTCCTCGGTGCCGAGCTCACCCTCGCACCGCGTGCCACCGTCACCCTCGCCGTGGATCCCGCCTTCGAGCACGGCCTCCTCGTGGACAGCGGGGACGTCCGTCTGCTCGACACCGTGCTGCGCCCGGCCGAACTCGGCTACGTTCCCTGCGGCGCCGACAGCCTGACCGTGGTCAACGAGTCGGACGCCCCGGCGCGCACGGTCCTGCTCGGCGGCCCTCCCTTCGAGGAGGAGATCGTCATGTGGTGGAACTTCATCGGACGCACCCACGAGGACATCGTCAAGGCCCGCGAGGACTGGGAGGCCTCCTCCGACCGCTTCGGCGTCATCGAGGACTTCCCGGGCGGCCGTCTGCCCGCCCCCGCCCTGCCGAACGCGGTCATCAGGCCGCGCGGGAACCCGCCGCGTCGCTGACCGCCGTACGGGATCCGGCACGCGGACCGAGCCCGGCCCGGCTCCCGCCGACGCCCGCAGGGCTGCCGTCCGGCTGGAACCCGATGGTCCGACAGGGCGCCGTCGGCGACCTGAACGCCGACGGTGCCCGGTCAGGCCCGGGGGGCGGGGACCACGCTGAGGTGGTTCGCGGTGCGCCGGGCGGTGCCGCGGCGGGCCCGGCGCGGTACGGGTGCCGGACGGGGTTCGCGCAGCACCATGGTCAGCCGCGTGTACCCCATGTCCTGGAGGGTTCGTGGGGTCTCGCCGACGATACGGCACTCGGTGGCGCCCCGGCGAGGGTCGGGGTGGTGCAGCGGGCGGACGGCGCCGTCGTGCTCCAGGGCGACCTCGCCGACCGCGCGGATCCAGTGGGGCAGGCCCTGCCGGTAGGCGGCCTCCATGATCGGGTCCTGGGCGATCTCCCGCCGGATCGCCTGCAGCCCCGCGTCGTGCCCGTGCCGCTCCACGGCCGCCGCGAAGCAGGCCAGCATCGGAAGGCACCAGGCGGCCTCGTGGTCGCCGAGGACCGAGGCCGCGTCGGGGTGGAAGAGGACGAACCGGAGGAAGTTGTCGTCGGGCTGGGCCGTCGGATGCGGGCCGACCTCGCGGAAGAGCGCCGCGTAGGCGGTGTTGGCCAGGACGACGTCCCACCGGTGGTCGAGGACGACGGACGGGAAGGGGACTGCCTCCAAGTAGTCGGCGTAGTCCTGCAGATACGCCTGGGCCTCGGGACTCTCGGGGACGGGCCGCGGTGCGGACCGCTGCCCTCCTGCCTGAAACGCCATCGGGAGGTCACCCCTCTTGCCGGTGCCGCCTTCACGCGGCGCCCCGATCCTGCTGCCCGGATGCGCGAGGTGTCAACTATCGTGGCATTCAATGCTTGTTGACGGCTGAAATTGGCCACGGTTGTGGCGGGACCTGATTGGTCCGCAGAGTTGACGTGTCATCCGGCCTGCCTTCACCGTGAAGCTCAGATGGTCGACCACCGTCCTGTCGCCGGGACGGCCGTGGTACCCGGGTACCACGGCCGTCCCGAAGATTCCCCGGCCGCCCTACGGATCGGGGCAGTCCTCGTCGGTGCCCTGGACGCGCCGGCCCTCGGCGGTGGTCACGGTCACCGTCACCGGCTCCGAGTCCCGCAGGATGAGGCGACGGGCCCGGCCCGCCGTGCAGATCAGCTGCCGCCGCGCCAGGGGGGAGAACTCCGTCGACACGCTCTTCGGCAGGACGACCGAGACCCGGCCGCCCTCGGTCGTGACCCGTATCGGCTCATGGGACGTCTCGGACGGGGAGGGCACCGCCGTGGCGGCCGGCTGGACGGTGCTGTCCCGGACCGGCGAGGTGTCGTCGGTCGGGATGAGGGACTCCGGCCCCGACGACCAGTCCACCTGCGTGGTCACCCCCTGCGACCGCTCCACCACGTCCGGGCCCCCGAGCATCTCCTCGATGGCCACCGCGGGGTCCCCGCCCTCCCGGACGGCGCGGCGTACGACGAACAGGCCGCCGTCCTGGACGAAGTAGATCGGGGTCGTCGCGGTGATCCCGCTCGCCGGGCCGCCCGCCTCGACCACGCCGGTCGAGGGGATGCCGCAGGCGCAGAGCGCGAGCGCCGCGCCGACGATCAGCAGCGCCGCACGGTAGGGCGGTCTCGTCACAGGTTCTCCCACGCCGACTCGTCCCGCCGCAGCGGGAGTTCCACCGTGAAGACGGCACCGCCGCCGGGACGGTTGGCCGCGCGGACGGTGCCGCCGTGCATCCGAACGTTCTCCTCGGTGATCGCCAGGCCCAGCCCGCTGCCCTCGGTGCGGGTACGCGCGCTGTCGGACTTGAAGAAGCGGTCGAAGACGTACGGCAGCACGTCCTCGGGGATGCCCGGCCCGCTGTCGGCCACCTCGAGGACCGCGTGCCGCAGTGTGGCGTGCGGCCCGCCCTCGGACAGCGTCAGCCGTACCGGCCGCCCGCCGTGCCGCAGGGCGTTGCCGACCAGGTTGGCCACCACCACGTCCAGCCGGCGCGGATCGACCCGCCCCCGCAGCTCGTCGGGCCCCGGCAGCCGGGCCTCGACCGCGTCCGACCAGCCCCGGGAGGCGATGGTGCGCCGGACCGACTCGGCGAGGTCGATCTCGTCCAGGTGCAGTTCCGCCGCCCCCGCGTCGAAGCGGGAGATCTCCATCAGGTCCTCCACCAGCCGGGCCAGCTTCACGGTCTCCTCGCTGATCAGCCGTACCGCGGTCGCCGTGTCCGGATCGAGGCGGGCGGCCTCCTCGTCCAGCACGTCGGTGACCGCCGACATGGCGGCCAGCGGGGTGCGCAGCTCGTGCGAGACGTCCGAGGCGAAACGGCGGGCCCGCGCCTCCATGCCGCGCAGCTCGGCGACGGACTTCTCCAGCGCCGCCGCGGTCTCGTTGAACGTGTGGGAGAGATCGGCGAGTTCGTCGGAGCCGTTGACGTCCAGCCGGGTGTCGAGCCGGCCCTCGGCGATGCTGCGGGTCGCCCGGCGCAGCGCCCGCACCGGCCGCAGCACCCCGCGCGCCGCGAACAGGGCGAGCAGCACGGCGACGCCGAGCGCCGACGCGGTCGCCCGTTCGATGGCCGTGACCAGCGCGTCGACGGACCGCTGCTCGTCGGTCTGGGGCACGGTCAGGAACACCCGGATCCCGGTGGGCGTCTGCGTGCCCTCGGCCGAGGCGAAGACGACCGACATGCCGACGACCAGGGAGGTGCGTCCTTCGCTGTGCACACGCTGGAACACGGTGGCCATGCTGGAGCCGACGGCCTGGCGCACGGCCGGCGTCACCTCGTCGAAGCGGTAACCGGGCATCGAGGTCGCGCTGAGCCCCTCGTAGGTCACGAGGACCCGCCAGGTGCCCGACGGTTCGGCACGGGCCACCTCGCCCGCATACCGCTGGAGCATGTCCTCGGTCGGCGGGTAGCCGACGCCCGTGGCGAGCCGGCTGACCTGGGCGCGCAGCTGCCGGATCACGGTGTCCTGGCTCTGCTGGAGCATCCCGTTGCGCGCCTCGCGGTAGGTCAGCGCGCCGGTCGTGGTCGTGGCGAGCGCGGCGACCAGCCCGAACGCCACGACCAGCCGTACCCGCAGGCCCCGCAGCACCACCCGGGACGGCCCACGTGCCCCCTTCACCCGTGTGCTCACCCGGTGCCGCGAGGCGGGCACTTCCTTCTCGGGAACGGTCACTTCTTTCTCGGGAACGGGCACTTCCTTCTCGGAAACGGGCACTTCCTTCTCGGGAACGGTCACTTCCTTCTTGGGAGGGGGGAGACGCGGAACGCTCCTCGCCTCGCTCCCGCGGGTCCTCACCCGCTCCGCGCGTCTCACCGCGCCGCGAACCGGTAGCCGAAGCCGCGGACCGTCTGGATGTACAGGGGTTCGCGCGGCGGGTCGCCCATCTTGGCGCGCAGCCGTTTGACGCAGGCGTCCACCAGCCGGGCGTCGCCGTGGTAGCTGTGCTCCCAGACCGCCTCCAGCAGCTGCTGCCGGCTGAACACCTGCCCGGGCGAGGCGGACAGGGTCAGCAGCAGCCGGAGTTCGGACGGGGCGAGCTGGACCGGGGTGCCCCGCACGGTGACGGACAGCCCGGCCCGGTCGACGGTCAGCTCCCCGTACGTCTCGATCTTCGGCAGTCCGCCGTCGCCCGCTGCCGCTCCGCCCGCCCGGCGCAGCACGGCACGGATCCGTGCGTCCAGCACCCTGGCCTGCACCGGTTTGACGACGTAGTCGTCCGCGCCCGCCTCGAGACCGACAACGATGTCCACGTCATCACCCCGCGCGGTCGCCATGATGATCGGCAGGGTCTGGTCGACGGAGCGGACGGCACGGCACACGTCCAGGCCGCTCATGCCGGGCAGCATCAGATCGAGGACGACGACATCGGGCCGGAAGGACCGCAGCCGGTCCATGCCCTCCTCCCCGGTCGGGACGGCGGCGACCTCATGGTTCTGGCGGCGCAGCCCCAGTGCGACCCCTTCCCGGACGGCGGGGTCGTCTTCGATCAGCAGAACACGTGGCATGGGCTCAGTATCGGGACCGCCGGTCCTCGAGCGGGGCACTGTTACCGGATGATCACATAGACCGGATGATCACTCGTTACGAATCCGTTATTGTCTGACCCTGATCCGGTCACATCAACTTCACAGTCGGGCTGAACATGAGCGAGCACAAAGCGAAGTCCTCCACCGCCGGCCGCCGTCGGAGGGGCCCCGCGCACGCCTCCGGGCGGCGGCGCGGCAAGGGCCTGCTGTGGACCGGGCTCGCCGTGACGACGGCCCTCGGGGTCGCCGGCTTCGCCGCCGTGGGCTGGGCGCTGCCGGCCGGCAAGGACTTACTGACGAGGGCGGGTGGCGCCGGGAGCGGCGGGAGCGCCGAGCCCAGCGCCTCGGAGTCGAGTGCCTCCGGGGCGGGCGCGGACGACGGGTCCGGCGCCGTCGGGTCCGGCACCGGTGGGCCGGGCGCCTCCGGGGCGGGGGTCTCCGACTCCGACGGGCCGGCCCCCGGCCGCACCACCCCGCGCCCCGGCGCGTCCTCCTCGGGCTCGTCCGGTTCGGCGTCGCCGAGCGCCTCGCCGAGCCCCTCCACGACCACCGTCCCCCTGCCGAGCACCGGCCCGGGAACCTTCGTCACCGCCTCCGGCGGCAGCGACCCGGTCGGCAAGGGGAAGAAGCCCCTCCGCTACCGGGTCGAGGTCGAGACGGGGCTCCGGCTCTCCACCGCGGACGTGGCGCAGCAGGTGGACACGATCCTGGCCGACCCGCGCGGCTGGACCGCCGACGGTGTCTCCGCCTTCCAGCGGGTCTCCGGCGGGCCCGCCGACTTCGTCGTCAAGGTGGCCACCCCCGGCACCGTCGACAGGATCTGCCTGGAGGGAGGGCTGGACACCCATGGCGACTTCAACTGCAGCCACCACGACAAGGTCATGGTCAACCTCGAACGCTGGGAACTGGCGACCCCCGTCTACGCCGACGACGTCCCGTCCTACCGGGCACTGATCATCAACCACGAGGTCGGCCACTTCCTCGGCCACAACCACGTCGGCTGCCCCGGCGCCGGCCGGCCCGCCCCCGCGATGATGCAGCAGATCAAGGGCATGAACGGCTGTGTCCCCAACGTCTGGCCCTACGACGACCAGGG
It includes:
- a CDS encoding MmyB family transcriptional regulator, with protein sequence MAFQAGGQRSAPRPVPESPEAQAYLQDYADYLEAVPFPSVVLDHRWDVVLANTAYAALFREVGPHPTAQPDDNFLRFVLFHPDAASVLGDHEAAWCLPMLACFAAAVERHGHDAGLQAIRREIAQDPIMEAAYRQGLPHWIRAVGEVALEHDGAVRPLHHPDPRRGATECRIVGETPRTLQDMGYTRLTMVLREPRPAPVPRRARRGTARRTANHLSVVPAPRA
- a CDS encoding response regulator, which encodes MPRVLLIEDDPAVREGVALGLRRQNHEVAAVPTGEEGMDRLRSFRPDVVVLDLMLPGMSGLDVCRAVRSVDQTLPIIMATARGDDVDIVVGLEAGADDYVVKPVQARVLDARIRAVLRRAGGAAAGDGGLPKIETYGELTVDRAGLSVTVRGTPVQLAPSELRLLLTLSASPGQVFSRQQLLEAVWEHSYHGDARLVDACVKRLRAKMGDPPREPLYIQTVRGFGYRFAAR
- a CDS encoding MarR family winged helix-turn-helix transcriptional regulator, which codes for MGETVRWLTPEEQHAWRGFLRLHDRLRGRLSRSLQSESHISAADFGVLVELTDAPDGRQRFLDLARALEWEKSRMSHHVSRMVKRGLVVRDECPEDGRGAFVVITDEGRAMIEAAAPRHVEAVRALFLDHVTPAELRTLARISERVVGKLDEDTD
- a CDS encoding pirin family protein, whose protein sequence is MSNVETEPAELRCGAFVDEGRPDGAPRVDVLSARDVPLGGPRAMRVRRTLPQRSRTLIGAWCFADHYGPHEVTTSGGMDVGPHPHTGLQTVSWLFSGEIEHRDTLGTHALIRPGEMNLMTGGHGIAHSEVSTRNTTVLHGVQLWVALPEEHRHADRDFQHHVPEPARVDGAEIRVFLGSLAGGVSPVRTFTPLLGAELTLAPRATVTLAVDPAFEHGLLVDSGDVRLLDTVLRPAELGYVPCGADSLTVVNESDAPARTVLLGGPPFEEEIVMWWNFIGRTHEDIVKAREDWEASSDRFGVIEDFPGGRLPAPALPNAVIRPRGNPPRR
- a CDS encoding ATP-binding protein; this encodes MKGARGPSRVVLRGLRVRLVVAFGLVAALATTTTGALTYREARNGMLQQSQDTVIRQLRAQVSRLATGVGYPPTEDMLQRYAGEVARAEPSGTWRVLVTYEGLSATSMPGYRFDEVTPAVRQAVGSSMATVFQRVHSEGRTSLVVGMSVVFASAEGTQTPTGIRVFLTVPQTDEQRSVDALVTAIERATASALGVAVLLALFAARGVLRPVRALRRATRSIAEGRLDTRLDVNGSDELADLSHTFNETAAALEKSVAELRGMEARARRFASDVSHELRTPLAAMSAVTDVLDEEAARLDPDTATAVRLISEETVKLARLVEDLMEISRFDAGAAELHLDEIDLAESVRRTIASRGWSDAVEARLPGPDELRGRVDPRRLDVVVANLVGNALRHGGRPVRLTLSEGGPHATLRHAVLEVADSGPGIPEDVLPYVFDRFFKSDSARTRTEGSGLGLAITEENVRMHGGTVRAANRPGGGAVFTVELPLRRDESAWENL
- a CDS encoding DUF6629 family protein, which codes for MCWSATADLVAGAGIAAVGVASVARVRESRCLPLAALPLLLGAHQLVEAAVWHRGGGGGAATVVWAVIALPLLAVWVPAGVWCAAPPPARPRLVPPLAVGVVTAVFLAYGLARGPVTAEIHGRTIGYAFHLPHPPLLVAGYLPATVGSLLLSGDRRLSLLGVLVALGALGCWALWRLEFVSTWCALAAVCSVLLFDWTRTRSAAKSPGSPVT
- a CDS encoding DUF3152 domain-containing protein; translated protein: MSEHKAKSSTAGRRRRGPAHASGRRRGKGLLWTGLAVTTALGVAGFAAVGWALPAGKDLLTRAGGAGSGGSAEPSASESSASGAGADDGSGAVGSGTGGPGASGAGVSDSDGPAPGRTTPRPGASSSGSSGSASPSASPSPSTTTVPLPSTGPGTFVTASGGSDPVGKGKKPLRYRVEVETGLRLSTADVAQQVDTILADPRGWTADGVSAFQRVSGGPADFVVKVATPGTVDRICLEGGLDTHGDFNCSHHDKVMVNLERWELATPVYADDVPSYRALIINHEVGHFLGHNHVGCPGAGRPAPAMMQQIKGMNGCVPNVWPYDDQGNVITGPAVP